AATGAAATAGCcttaaattaaagctgacagtctgcactttaacctcatagtcattgtatcatgtCAAATCCTCCCCTGGATACAGCTACCCCTACCAAACACACACGTACAACcagacattgattgattgattggagacAACTTCTGTAAATTAAAGAACATTTCCTAGAATATTCTACCTCCACTAACACTAGTGCATAACGCTCTAAATACTGGTAAAAGCAAAGTGCCTCAAAAAGTGTTTAAAAGGCATGCTCATGACATCATCTTACTATCTATCGTAGTGTTAatttaatatacactgctcaaaaaaataaagggaacactaaaataacacatcctagatctgaatgaatgaaatattcttattaaatacttttttctttacatagttgaatgtgctgacaacaaaatcacacaaaaattatcaatggaaatcaaatgtatcaacccacggaggtctggatttggagtcacactcaaaattaaagtggaaaaccacactacaggctgatccaactttgatgtaatgtccttaaaacaagtcaaaatgaggctcagtagtgtgtgtggcctccacgtgcctgtatgacctccctacaacgcctgggcatgctcctgatgaggtggcggatggtctcctgagggatctcctcccagacctggactaaagcatccgccaactcctggacagtctgtggtgcaatgtggcgttggtggatggagcgagacatgatgtcccagatgtgctcaattggattcaggtctggggaacgggtgggccagtccatagcatcaatgccttcctcttgcaggaactgctgacacactccagccacatgaggtctagcattgtcttgcattaggaggaacccagggccaaccgcaccagcaggTTGGAtcgggagcattgctgcacagctattttcaggtctctccagagatgttagatcaggttgaAGTCCGGGCTTGCTGGGTCACTAaaggacattgagagacttgtcctgaagccactcctgtgttgtcatgACTGTCTGCTTagcgtcattgtcctgttggaaggtgaaccttcgccccagtctgaagtcctgagcaatctggagcaggtttttcatcaatgatctctctgtactttgctccattcatctttgcctcgatcctgagtaatctcccagtccctgccgctgaagaacatccccacagcatggtgctgccaccactatgcttcaccgtagggatggtgccaggattcctccagacgtgacgcttggcattcagaccagaccagagtttaatcagaccagagaatcttgtttctcatggtctgagagtctttgggtgacttttggcaacctacaagcaggctgtcatgtgccttttactgagaagtgtctttgtctggccactctaccataaaggcctgattggtggagtgctgcagagatagttgtccttttggaaggttctcccatcgccacagaagaactctggagctctttcagagtgaccatgggttcttggtcacctcccttgaccaaggcccttttaccccgattgctcagttttccctggcggtcagctctaggaagagtcttgatggttccaaacttcttccatttaacattgatggaggccactgtgttcttggggaccttcaatgctgcattattctttggtacccttccccagatctgtgccttgacacaatcccgcctctgagctctacagacaatttcttcaaactcatggcttggtttttgctcagacatgcactgtcaactgtgggaccttatatagacaggtgtgggccTTTCTTAACCATGTCCAATCGTAACAAAAAAAAtgggaaaagttaaggggtctgaatccccccccccccgaatGTACTGTAGGTATCTGCCCtgacgtgggcatgttttcaatacagattCCTTTAGTTGTACCGTtttccatataaggcatccagacaTTATGAAAGTTGCCCAGTATACACTTAATCTTGTAttaaatcaaatctagtgatacataacttgacattgtgggaggataaccaaccttccaattaatggcaatgcatttcttgGTCACTATAAACGCTTGGTTACAGTTTCTTCagataacagtctccagtatcaacatttccaagcaaacaaaaacagggagaatctgtagacatgctgagataaaagaacaGACTCTTTGCaagaattcagccagccttcacaagaccataacatatgcaaatatgtccccttttgtgttttacacctccagtaGTGGAATGAAATTTCTGAGTGCATGtaattcagtttcactggcatatagtacgTTCTATTGATGGTCTCAAACTGCAGTCATTTATGTCTGAGAcgatatgaacatgactgggcattcaaacacatctgtatccattcatcatcatcatcaatagcttCTACCAGATATTCCTCACCTTTTTGTTTTACTATAcatcaacccttgatacagttttGAAATCAACTTGAGGTTTGTCTTAAAATAGcatctggcttgtccagtgtGTTCTGCACAGAGAGAAGAAAGTGTTGTATCTGAAAAAACTCACCTCAGCTCCATCACAGACTGGCCTTCCCTGGCTGCCTAACCCTaatgagacccctgtcaccatctgatcctcctaagatgaggcatgacaaagaattaccttggtgtacatttatacaatgtattatccaagaatagaatcaacagttcaataattgaaattataattattcccagatcccagactgaaGCTTTAGGCTTAAGatgctgtcctgtagctactgtaggtctacccatCAATTTAAGATGAAACTTTGTATCATTCACTGATGTTAATATACTGCTCACCTGAGCTCTGTGGTCTGGTCTTCCCTGGCAGTCTGACTCTGCtgggacccctgtcaccatctgatcctggtACGATGACTGTGCACTAGAGGGCTGCATTCCCCCGTGATGCTTGCAGGACTTGCGGGTCCCGACAGAGATTATTGGTGTGCGGTCTGCATTTTTCATTCTGCGGCAGTCAGACAGATGACCTTGGGATAAAAATATTTTTGCGGTCCCACAAGTTATTTGGAAACAGTCCTCTTTCTGCTTTAAATGCGTACCTCTTGTACCTACCTCTTGTATTAAAAGCACATATTTTTCACATTATTCACACACTCAGAATTCGCTGCTTTAACTTCAGTATCCTACCTCTCTTAGTTCACATACTAGAGTTCAAGTCCCCTAGTATGTTTGGTCTCATTGAAATAGAGTAGGCTGCCTACATGGGCAGAGAATCATGTGGCAGTTAACTTAAATATGAAAttatcatatatatattttttttacctttatttaactagttaagaacaaattcaaattcttatttacattgtgtgccgccctatgggactcccaatcacagccggatgtgatacagcctggattcgaattagggactgtagtgacacctcttgcactgaaatgcagtgccttagaccgctgcaccactcgggagcccaaatatGATTAGACTGTAGTTTCCTACATtttctgtaaataaatattgacAATGGAAAGAAGTGGAGGGCGCTCAACAAACCTGAGTCGAAGTGCAATCAAAGATGGTAATCATCATTGAAAAGGCACAGCGTGCACATAGGTTAGGCTGCTATGGTCAGCGAGCATTGCGCCTTCTTATTTTCAATAAGTATTGATTAcccatttatttgtctctgcctgcaaAGCGTCCTCCTAaaaaggtaggctatatcctAAAGGCCTATGCAAAACATAGCAAGTGTTGCTGTCATCATTCTTGCTGCTTCAAGTTCAGTAGCCATACCTGCAAGATCAGGTGCGCGTGTGCTCTCAATTAAATAGAGTAGGCTATTGCCTATGATTGGACGGAGAAGCATGGGGCAGCTATCTTTCCAGggaaatgtacttcctaaataggcctatgattaggctatagtttactacattgcctaTAAATAAATATTGATATATTTCTCCATCTGAAAATCCTCTAAAAGGTGGGAAAAAATATCTCAAGAGAAAATGCAAGTCTCTCCAACTCCACCCTCTTCAAACTACATCTATCatattggctgatatagcccagtaACACAGATAGCCTAATATATTGTAAGGGCCATGTGAGAATCTCTGGTAATTTAACTTTATTATTTTGGCACATTTGATATTGCCTATAGAGAGGAAGATTGGTGTGATCATGGATGGCAAGTGAGGTGCGTCACATACACCTAAAATAACATTGCAGGACTGCAGTTGGGTTTGGGTCCAGTTCTTGCCACTGGTAGGGTgcggtatgaaaagctgcaggtgcaGGTGGGAGCAGTATGAAGAAATTGGTCCCACTCAAGCCTGTAACGTCAGAACTGTTTATTACCGTGTCAGTGTTAAGTGTAGGGAATTAGCTAGGGGAAAAAATACAAATCAATAACATTACATGCAATGCTGACTAATAAAAACTCTCAATGCACTGAACAAACATCAGAATATCAGTCTTCAATCGTTTGGCTGATGGTTTCATTGTTAGTGTGATATAGGTCAAAAgaatagctaacattagccaacttTTGGCCAGCTCTCTCTAACGGTACATCAACTGGCAAAAGTGAATTTACTTCTGTTGAAACGggacaaaggctacaaaacatttccatacaaaTAACAGCCATTGGATAGTAATAATAGCCACCTGACAGATACAGTAACTAGCTAGAGCTGACCTGGCTGTGGAAGCTAACGTTACTAACTAGCGTAGCtaattcattcacctcagtcgagaggggatgaaacattagctaacgttactgtacATGTCAGTTACAAGAATAGCTCAGCACTGCGAATAAACACTAGTTTAGTTTTCCTGTTAAgttaaacagcagttaccttgccagctacatcagtatactctgcttgcttttacaacttGTGGAAAGAGCACGACACATCcttcttcttctatgatataatggcggtccgcaaacaaacgttaaaggtgcatgccgccacctactgtgcgggtGTGTGTAGTCAATCACAGTTTACAACATTTCTAAATCCTCCTACCTAACTCAGTACTTCTGAGAAAATACAAAAGAGCCCTGCTAACTTCATCCAACCTCAATGACCCTACACTTCAAGCTTTCCCTCTCTTCAACATACTTacaacaatataacaacacaTGCTCCACCGTTTCATCGACCATACACTCCAGACACAAACCATTAACATGTTTGCCAACCAGGTGTAATGACGAGTTCAATGTGCAATGTCCTAAGAGCAAATCGAGCAAACACCAACTCTTGCTTCCTAATCTGACCTTTGAATCTTGGTCCACTGTCCTTTCTTTGAAGGGCATATAAATGCTGGCCCTTGGGCTCAGAGTCCCATCTCTTCTGCCAAAATAGCTCTGATCTTATATTTGGCCTCCAGCCCACTCTGTGGTGTTCACATGGTCCTAAATCCAGCCGATCCCTAAAGCACACCGCTGCCACTTTTTGTATCACATTGCAATGATAAAACTGAGGGGGGACAAACATGCAATTTCAGAATCTGTGAGGGACATGACtccagtgaaagttgtgcccctgctGTTTTATCATTGGTTCCAAAAATGTCTTAATCTCATTGTCACATtgaaaatattttataaaaattcctcctatataaatatatttgctaCTACATGCTAGGACATTGTAAAGCTACATCACTATTATGTAAAACTATGTGTGAACAGTATGTACCTAATTTATTGCAAACAATTTTACAATGTTTCATGGTGGCccttttttagggggggggggtgcggATGGCTGGTACAGGGAATTTACTTCCCAGAAAATTGCTTGTATTGGATTCATGTCAATAAATGTAGTGTGTTTGGTTcagtgttattttttatttttgtatctaAGCAATGACATTGCCTACTTTGGATAGTGTGTTCAAGCAGGCACATGATTAGAAGCATTTGAGAAACCTCTTCTGCACACATTCATTCTACTGCTGTCAACATTTGCCTGGCCTTTTCTGTCTAACAGTGTTTGACTTATAAATCGTTTAACTCTTTTATTGATCTTTTATTGTCATTTTTATGTACCGTAGAATAaagtgtaaaaaatgtaataaaatgtatctttggatttaaaaaaaaatctatcttcTTTGGTTTAATAGTTGACGTTGAACCCAAAAAGTCGCCGGTACCCTGTAAAGCAGAGCAGATCATGTGACTGAAAAGCATGACACACAGATAAGGAAGCAGAGTGCAAGCGGGGCAGACTGTCAAGACAGAACTAAGGTAAACGAAACATTGAAAACAAGTATTTAGTGTTGGCCGAAATTTGCCAAAAGCAATGTTTGGGCATGCAATAATTTGGAAATGTCGACAAGTGACAATTAAGCTGAAACTCATGCGACCTTAAAGGAATGCTAATGTCTATAGTCTGCGTTCACAAACAGTTGCCAGCATTTGTGCAACTGAAGAAACAATGTATATTTACCTCTGTACACTGCAGTATTTCCTGATATAAATTCACATGGTACTTTACAATTCACGTCTATTGCGTTTGATGAAATGTATATATGATGACATAAGTCACAAATAGAGACGGGTTATTCAGGCTTCTGTATTTCCGCATCTTTCTGGCCTCGTTCTTCAGGTTGAGAGCGTTACATGCCGACTAGACCGTGCAcgtatgttgattttgtccaccacaccagacgcgatgaaGACACGCAGGTTGACATATCAAAACAAACTATATTAATTTGCAGACAGTCGAAACGCATGAAACCGTCATGGTAATATACCCAGCTAGCttactgttgctagctaatttgtcctggggtattattttacctgaaattcacaaggtcctttttttCTGGATCTTGGAagaattttgacccattttgaGTCAGCACAAAATCGTGTGTtttctactccaacaattaatctACAGATAAAAAGCATAacctagttagtttctagtaatcacttcttctgtggactttatatgacggttggcaaccaacttttaAGGTGCAATACCACCACGGACTGGACTGGACCCAGCTAGCAATGAGTAATCGGCCCAGAAGCGGCCCTCTTCCGGGGTGCCGGAACTGATCGAATCGGCCCGGTGTCGGACTCGTCTACCCGAATTCAGCCGACTTTACCTGCATCTTACCAGAATCACCCCAGAAGCGGCCCGATGCAAATTTAAATAAACGCATACACAATTACCTAATTTgaaatattactattatacattttaaacatacaaattatacccatccacaaaaaaaaacattttgtgtcggagaaacaccatacacctggtgactgtgtcagcgtgcgtgcgcctggcccgccacaggagtcgctataGCACGATAGGAGTCGCTACAGCACGATAGGACAAGGACTTTCCGACCGGCAAAAACCCTCTcttaactcggacgacgctgggccaattgtgtgtcgcctcatgggtctcccgggttGCGGCCAGCACGGGtctcgaaccagcatctgtagcaatgcaGTTTGCACTGCGTTGCAGTGTtgtagactgctgcgccactcgcgaGGCTCCATCCACAAACtttttaatgcttatcaattgccttgcacaaagtatcaaaatactagacaggactcttaaagaatttcatttaattgtattttttgatcacagaaacaatgagaaaatatggaaaaattaataatgaaatgttaattatataaagcagcctGTGTAAGCATCTGCCAGAGAGTAACGTTAGCCCcaatcggcccgagccccaagtaatacatttgggccagataactcacaacggaatcggcccgagctcaatccccgcatcctagccataagtaattCTGCCGAAGGCGGCCCAGACTCGGGCCACATGACGTCGGTAAAGTGCCCCTactctcagccggaatcggcctagatccactgtgctagctgtggagtgtggacctcagttcatctttcaatcaccaacGTGGTTATTTTCCTAAAAAActatgaggagatgggagaggcgggacttgcagcatgTCAGGAGTCAAAAATAGAAACAAGTTcaattttagcgcctggctatgcAGATGCTCGTTGACGCGAGCGAGCCGtttggatgaaatgattgaataacatgtatgtgtacagttATTTTGCAACAcaggcggtgtggtcagcatattAGCTTGTCCTGTAGGTGgcctcccactgggcaaaaacgtaTTGAAtcattgtttccacatcatttataCCCAAAAGTCTATGTGAGGATGTTGAATCAACAGGGAAAACATTGGATTTGCGAAAAGTCCTCAACGTAAAGGCATTTTGTCTTATCACCCAAACTGTTAACCTAAATCCagtgacatggtgacatttttttgTTGCGTtcactttgtattcatgttagttggcaactcaaccaaatgtaggCTAAATCAAAATTAGACTTTGAGCTGACATCTATGCCTAGCCTCTTTGAAGGCCTATCTAATCTGAGTGGAAGGCTGCTGAATGCAGAATGTACCCTGTGTACATTAATTTCTTACTCTTACCGACAGCCTATTATTAGTATGTTCAATATTCATGAATACAATATGTAGGTTTATTAATTTTAAAACAATTTTATACAAGCAAATGGGATTTTTACCACTTTGGTGACGCGCTACAGTATGTCTAGGGGAATGAGTGTACATAATGCCTAAAGCAGGTGGAATGAACTGAAGCTGTGTGAGTGACTGACCTACAACAATACTTGTAACATTTTATATTTCAAGGTCTTCGGGAGACTCCCAATGTGTCAACCATGGCCTACCAGTATGGAAAAGTGCAGGACCCAAATGTGCTTACTCAGACGATAATCTCCAACATCCAGAAGATAACACAACAAAGTAATTGAGATATATGGACAAGCTGTGCACACATGTAAATCAGTACACAAGTTTTGTCATATCCTCTGAATTTAGTAGGCCTGTAGGCTACTATACTTCTCATGAGGCCTGGGGAATGACTCAGAAGTATTAATATACCTTttacatcatttttttttttctcttttgaaTTTACTTTCAAATTGAATACTTTTCCTATTGAATGAACACACGTACTGTTATTGTTTTGTCACAATATTTGTGCCCTGTTTCTACCAGCATCTGAAATACAGAGAATTGTGAATCAGTTGGGAACAACACAAGACACAACTGAGCTCAGACAGCAACTGTGAGTTCTGCTCTAATCAGAAGAGGGCTCTTGTAGTGTGTAGCTTTTAAAGTTATTACATGCTGCTATGTGTATTTCTGTGGAATGTTATCTAAATGACACTTTTGACTTTTCAAATGTAGGCAGCAGAAACAGCAAAATGTCAACCACCTTGCCAAAGAAACAGACCGATGTGTGAAGGAATTTGGCTCTTTGCCTGTCACAACTGAACAGGTAATCAACTTTTTTTTTGTACGGTAGCTTCAACTTAATTTACAACGAGCAACAAAATGTATAGGAATTGTGTGCACTGCATGGAACGTGTAGTGTAATGCCCAATAGCAGACAGAATGTTATTCATACATTAATATGTGAACAGCACCTCAGTGCTCATTGGTCACATGTTAGGTGGGCGGGCGGGCCTGTGCTGTCCAAGCTGGTCCCTGGATTACCTGTTCCTTGTGAGTCTCTTAACACAAAAAAATTGCTATAGTGTCCTCAGTTCACCTTTTTAAGAATGCATGTCATTAAACAGCACATGTCGCCATCTACAGGCAAGCGTTTAAACCCTGcaatataaaataaatgtacatgctgtttttgcatcttttatttTAGGCACCTGTCATTCAATTTACCCATTTGAGATAATACATTAGATAAATTCTTCTCAAAATGTAATTCTTTAAATAATTAACACTTTTTCATTACATTGTGTAATGAACTATAACAGGAAACTGTAAGGTACCCCGTCTTATTTATAAATTCAGCTGGTGCGCTATTCTTAAGCACATTGGGCTTTTATTTCCTGTTTTTGTAGTTGTGGGGGTTCTTGTTCAAGGAAGGCCCAAGGCACACAGCATGAACATTTTTCCCGACAGCAGATATCCCACAATGTTGAAGGAATTTGTGCTTGTGTGTGGTAAAGAAAGAAATGAATGCATTCTTGTAAAGTTCATAAGGAATGGCTGGAACGCATGCCATTGGCAGGAATAATTAAATTCTTACAGCCACAATTTCTGTTTTTCAATACGGTCTTAGATGgtttttcatttaacctttatttaactagaggaaagtcagttaagaacaagttcttatttacaatgacggcctacaccggccaaacccggacgacgctgggccaattgtgcgccgccctatgggacggtTTTTACAAACGCATTCTAGTTGTATTTCTTGCTAACAAAATTCATATAAATATGTTATAATAAGCAGAAGTGAAATACTAACATCTTATGTAAAGTAGGGTGTAGTGGCCTGAGACAGAAGTCCTAAGAATAGTTGTCAATCGGTTGAAATTGAAGAGTGCTATGACACAGTATCATgtacactgtacagtatgtgatgtTTGCTCATTTGTTTACCTCTTCTAGCGCCAGAGAAAGATCCAGAAAGATCGCCTTATCAATGACTTCTCCAATGCACTGGCCAATTTCCAAAAGACACAGAGGCAGGCTGCTCAGAAAGAGAAGGAGTTTGTTGCTAGAGTCCGTGCCGAGTCCAGAGTGTCGGTTAGTAGTCAATGCTTTACACAAACAAATCAAATTGCACCTGAAATGCGAGTGCATCAGGCTGACTGTTCTGTCCCCCCTCAGGGTGGCTTTCCTGACGACAGCTTTGGAGGAAATGGAAACTCCTTTGAAAGGTCAGAGTTCAACATTTCAGTGGTCTAGTTCTTTTGAGTGCCATAGTGCACAGACATACTGCACTAAACATACTGTGCAAGCTGTCTAAATACAACCCACTGTTTGTCCCCACATAAAACTGCATCCTGACTACAGAGGAAGAAACCGCTGTAGACACACTATTTTGTGGAtttacccagagtttataatcCTGATTCAATTATTGTTGCCTACAGTTGTGAAGGATGTAAACATCTTCTTTTCTCAACACCACAACAGTGGAGAGAATATTTATTTGGTCTATTAGGGTTTAGCTCTATTTTTAATGTCCTGTTTTGTGACTATATAGGGTCAACCTTTTGTTCTACTATGAATTGCTCCTCTGTACCCCCTACAGTCGATTTGAAGCTCCACTATGCTAGAGACTTACCATTTCTTGTAGAGCCTGCAGCTCAATCCCCTCTTTCTGCCATTATGACGTTTGCGCCTATTCCATGACATGGGGCTTGTGAAAGCTGCCTTTTTCTACACATGAGAGGATCCGGACAAGAAAATCATCATGAAATTGGCTGTAAAACCCGAACCATGTGAGCTACAAACTAATTTCGCGTTCAAAACAACCGGTAACtcggaaatctgacttcagtgcgttcaagacaactgggaactctgaaaaaactaggtccgactgggaaaaatctttTGGAATGGTCATTGAACTCGGAATTCCAGTTGTCTCGAACGCCCCGTAATGTCACCACTATCGTAAAGGTAGACTCTCGCGATCACGGCAGCgttggttgttttgctctacAACATCCTATCTGTTTTACGGCAGTTGTCTGAATTTTCTGTCGCGGACATCCTGACTTCGAAGAGGTCTTCTCACAAAACCGACCATCCAGACGGAACCGTTggagatacaaactaatatgtcaTCAATAAacgaaaggggagactctcacgaacacaaaGGTTCTGTTCATCTGGTCTACAGGAGTCGTGTGAAGGTAACCCATGACCGGGCTGTACAAATTGCAAAAAGTGAATAGGGGGTAAAATaaatgttcttctctctctcagatataggacagacacttcaaaaccttgttccTTTATGGTTTATTTTTTTCTGTCTGTTTTTCCATttctgaatgtgttattcaatgcgttgaggccaaattcaatgtttcatcaaatattttTAATTTTATACCtgcaggggtcctaaaattccaaatcaaatggtTAAATTTGACAttttatgaccatcttaaaacaattccatatgttagcttagtagatatTGTGATGTAAGGGCTTAGACCTACAGGGGTTTTAACCATGAAAGGAATGTTCACATACAAAACCCACAGTTTACTAATCTCTGACTGCTACTGGTCTGCTTGTTTATCGAACGATCTACTTTAGTGTTATCATGTCAGTCTTTACAGGCCCATCTTTCTCTGGCCCAGCCTGACAGAGTGGGAGGTGAGTGTTTGCTTTGGGTGGTTGACCATGTTTCCCATGTCTGACTTTGCAGTGGGGGGCAGGCCCAGGTCCAGTCACAGTCCCAGGAGGTGGCCATCACCGAGGAAGAcctgcagctcatccaggagaGAGAGACTTCCATCAGACAGCTAGAGGTGACAGCACTCACCTATTGTTACTCATAAACACGAACCATGTGTGCGGTCATCGAACTCGATTAATGTGCAAGATTCAGGGTTGAATTAAGATTTTGTAGGAGGTCTATTGTTCCTCCAAATTACATTGGTTGACTTTCAGTAAATGTATACAGTAAGCCAAACAGTAAGCACACCTTATGCTATCCTGCAAATCACACTTACGTAATGGATATCTATCCAGTTTATTTAATCTGTTATGTTGTCATGGTTTTACTTTTTTTTCAGTCTGATATTACAGATATAAATGAAATATTTAAGGACTTGGGAATGATGGTCCATGAGCAGGGTGATATGATCGGTAAGCATCCATGCAGTCATTTACGCCTCGACTTCTGAATACATCAAACTCTTCCACTTTCAAAACATTGAC
This region of Salvelinus alpinus chromosome 8, SLU_Salpinus.1, whole genome shotgun sequence genomic DNA includes:
- the LOC139583031 gene encoding syntaxin-7-like, coding for MAYQYGKVQDPNVLTQTIISNIQKITQQTSEIQRIVNQLGTTQDTTELRQQLQQKQQNVNHLAKETDRCVKEFGSLPVTTEQRQRKIQKDRLINDFSNALANFQKTQRQAAQKEKEFVARVRAESRVSGGFPDDSFGGNGNSFESGGQAQVQSQSQEVAITEEDLQLIQERETSIRQLESDITDINEIFKDLGMMVHEQGDMIDSIEANVETADLHVQNATQQLAQAADYQRKSRKKICILIVVLVVLAVVVGLIIWASVKG